A stretch of the Flavobacterium aquiphilum genome encodes the following:
- a CDS encoding DUF2795 domain-containing protein — MYWTLELASYLSDAPWPANKDELIDYAIRAGAPLEVVENLQSIEDEGEIYESMEEIWPDYPTDEDYLWNEDEY; from the coding sequence ATGTATTGGACATTAGAATTAGCATCATATTTAAGCGATGCACCGTGGCCTGCTAACAAAGACGAACTTATTGACTACGCAATTAGAGCGGGTGCTCCATTAGAAGTAGTAGAAAACCTTCAATCGATCGAAGATGAAGGCGAGATATATGAATCAATGGAAGAAATTTGGCCAGATTATCCTACAGACGAAGATTATCTTTGGAATGAGGATGAATATTAA
- a CDS encoding cob(I)yrinic acid a,c-diamide adenosyltransferase has product MKVYTKTGDSGTTSLFGGTRVPKDHMRIESYGTVDELNSYIGLIRDQEIDKHYKDILIEIQDRLFTIGAILATPPEKEVMKNGELRLKKLGILETDIELLEKEIDSMEDALPPMTHFVLPGGHQTVSYCHITRCVCRRAERLAVHLSHNEPVAEIAIKYLNRLSDYLFVLARKLSVDLKANEVKWIPRK; this is encoded by the coding sequence ATGAAAGTATATACAAAAACCGGAGATAGCGGAACTACAAGTCTTTTTGGAGGAACACGAGTTCCAAAAGACCATATGCGCATAGAAAGCTACGGAACTGTAGATGAACTGAATTCTTACATTGGACTAATCCGCGACCAGGAAATCGACAAACATTACAAAGACATACTTATCGAAATACAAGACCGTCTTTTTACTATAGGCGCAATCTTGGCCACACCTCCTGAAAAAGAAGTGATGAAAAATGGCGAGCTTCGTTTAAAAAAACTCGGAATTTTAGAAACCGACATCGAATTATTGGAAAAAGAAATTGACAGTATGGAAGATGCACTTCCACCAATGACTCATTTTGTTTTACCCGGAGGCCATCAAACTGTGTCATATTGTCATATAACTAGATGCGTTTGCCGTCGTGCTGAACGACTTGCAGTGCATTTAAGTCATAATGAACCTGTTGCCGAAATAGCAATTAAGTACTTAAACCGACTTTCTGACTATCTTTTTGTATTGGCACGAAAATTGTCTGTTGATCTAAAGGCAAATGAAGTAAAATGGATTCCTAGAAAATAG